The following are from one region of the Lacinutrix sp. Bg11-31 genome:
- a CDS encoding NAD-dependent deacylase — protein MKHIVALTGAGMSAESGLKTFRDANGLWEGHNVMDVASPEGFKANPELVFDFYNQRRRQLLTVKPNAAHFDLAALESTYKVTIITQNVDDLHERVGSSNVYHLHGELLKVRSIKNEAVVKPWTADLNLGDLDENGHQLRPHIVWFGEAVPMIDKAVEICNTADVLLIIGTSMQVYPAASLMHYVPENTATYFIDPNPSIGDSKNLTVIEATATKGVKQFINLL, from the coding sequence ATGAAACACATTGTTGCACTTACAGGAGCTGGAATGAGTGCCGAAAGCGGACTTAAAACCTTTAGAGACGCAAATGGGCTTTGGGAAGGACATAACGTTATGGACGTTGCTTCTCCCGAAGGTTTTAAGGCTAATCCTGAATTAGTTTTCGATTTCTATAACCAACGTAGAAGACAATTATTAACGGTTAAACCGAATGCCGCACATTTTGATTTAGCAGCTTTAGAAAGTACTTACAAAGTAACTATTATCACTCAAAATGTAGACGATTTACACGAACGTGTAGGTAGTAGTAACGTGTATCATTTACATGGCGAATTATTAAAAGTGCGTTCTATTAAAAATGAAGCCGTAGTAAAACCTTGGACTGCCGATTTAAATCTTGGTGATTTAGACGAAAACGGACACCAATTGCGACCGCATATTGTTTGGTTTGGTGAAGCTGTACCAATGATTGATAAAGCGGTAGAAATATGTAACACAGCAGATGTTTTACTTATTATCGGCACCTCTATGCAAGTGTATCCTGCTGCTAGCTTAATGCATTATGTACCAGAAAATACTGCTACTTATTTTATAGATCCGAATCCTTCTATTGGTGATTCTAAAAACTTAACCGTTATAGAAGCCACTGCAACCAAAGGTGTTAAACAATTTATTAATCTACTGTAA
- a CDS encoding carboxypeptidase-like regulatory domain-containing protein — MKHFIALLFLIISSSFAFAQVEEADKKEAVEGVIIDSQTNGPIDNVNIVNLNQVIGTSTNDKGEFKLKAKVNDTLHLTYIGYKSIKVRVTNDWLKFGSSKITLTELALALEEIVVNELQLTGYLELDIKQVQVNTNYRYSISGLRTGYEAGNNKSPNTISKVLGSIFNPLDFLYNTFSRKGTELKKLKQMKKDDEIRNLLASRFDRETLMVLLQLTKVDLDEIVSQCNYSKDFINKANDLQMLDAISQCYEEYKVLSRDRKRG; from the coding sequence ATGAAACACTTTATAGCCTTACTTTTTTTAATTATTAGCTCATCATTCGCATTTGCTCAGGTAGAGGAAGCAGATAAGAAAGAGGCTGTTGAAGGTGTTATAATAGACTCTCAAACTAATGGTCCAATAGACAATGTAAACATTGTAAACCTTAATCAGGTAATTGGTACATCTACTAACGATAAAGGAGAGTTTAAACTTAAAGCAAAAGTAAACGACACATTACACCTTACTTATATTGGTTATAAATCTATTAAAGTTCGTGTAACTAACGATTGGTTAAAATTTGGAAGTTCTAAAATTACCTTAACAGAACTAGCACTTGCCTTAGAAGAGATTGTTGTAAACGAATTACAGCTTACAGGTTACTTAGAATTAGATATTAAGCAAGTACAAGTAAATACTAATTACCGTTATAGCATCTCTGGTTTAAGAACAGGCTACGAAGCAGGAAATAACAAATCACCAAATACTATTAGCAAGGTTTTAGGCTCTATTTTTAATCCGTTAGATTTTCTCTACAACACATTTAGTAGAAAAGGCACAGAATTGAAGAAGCTTAAACAGATGAAAAAAGACGACGAGATTAGAAATCTTTTAGCGTCTCGTTTCGATAGAGAAACATTAATGGTTTTATTACAATTGACTAAAGTAGATTTAGACGAAATTGTATCGCAATGTAATTACTCTAAAGATTTTATAAATAAAGCAAACGATCTTCAAATGCTAGACGCCATTAGCCAATGCTATGAAGAATATAAGGTATTAAGCCGTGATAGAAAACGTGGTTAA
- a CDS encoding ABC-F family ATP-binding cassette domain-containing protein has product MITVDNLAVEFSGTTLFSDVNFVINPNDKIALMGKNGAGKSTMMKIVAGAQSPTRGKISHPKETVIAYLPQHLLTQDNCTVFEEASKAFAHVFKMKSEMDAYNKALETRTDYESDEYMSIIEKVSELGEQFYALEDVNYDAEVEKALKGLGFKQEDFTRLTNEFSGGWRMRIELAKILLQKPDLILLDEPTNHIDIESVIWLEDFLVNKANAVMVISHDRAFIDNITNRTIEVTMGRIYDYKANYSHYLQLREERRVHQVKAYQEQQKFIADNQQFIDRFKGTFSKTNQVTSRERMLEKLQIIEIDEVDTAALKLKFPSAQRSGDYPVMVEDLTKSYGDLTVFKNASFSIARGEKVSFVGRNGEGKSTMIKSILGEIEVEGKCSLGHNVQVGYFAQNQAALLDTELTVFQTVDLVAKGDVRTQIKNILGRFMFKGDDIEKKVSVLSGGEKTRLAMVKLLLEPVNLLILDEPTNHLDLKSKDVLKEALQSFDGTLILVSHDRDFLQGLSQKVFEFKDQRVIEHFETIDAFLERNRIKSIKEMDL; this is encoded by the coding sequence ATGATTACAGTAGATAACTTAGCAGTAGAATTTAGTGGTACAACGTTATTTAGCGATGTAAATTTCGTTATTAATCCTAACGATAAGATTGCACTTATGGGAAAAAATGGAGCAGGAAAATCTACTATGATGAAAATTGTAGCAGGCGCTCAAAGTCCTACTAGAGGAAAAATAAGTCATCCAAAGGAAACTGTAATCGCATACCTTCCGCAGCATTTGCTAACACAAGATAATTGTACTGTTTTTGAAGAAGCATCGAAAGCATTTGCTCACGTTTTTAAAATGAAGAGTGAAATGGACGCGTACAATAAAGCCCTAGAAACAAGAACGGATTACGAGAGCGACGAATACATGTCTATTATCGAGAAGGTAAGTGAGTTAGGCGAGCAATTCTACGCTTTAGAAGATGTTAATTACGATGCTGAGGTAGAGAAAGCCCTAAAAGGTCTTGGTTTTAAGCAAGAAGATTTTACAAGATTAACTAACGAGTTTTCTGGAGGTTGGAGAATGCGTATTGAGTTGGCTAAAATTTTGCTTCAGAAACCAGATTTAATTTTATTAGATGAGCCTACAAACCATATTGATATAGAATCTGTAATTTGGTTAGAAGATTTCTTAGTTAATAAAGCCAATGCGGTAATGGTTATTTCTCACGATAGAGCCTTTATCGATAATATTACCAATCGTACTATAGAAGTTACTATGGGACGTATTTACGATTACAAGGCTAACTATTCGCATTACTTACAATTAAGAGAAGAGCGAAGAGTACACCAAGTAAAAGCATACCAAGAGCAACAAAAGTTTATTGCTGATAATCAACAATTTATTGATCGTTTTAAGGGTACTTTTTCTAAAACAAACCAAGTAACCTCTAGAGAGCGTATGCTTGAGAAGTTACAAATTATAGAAATTGATGAGGTGGATACTGCAGCCTTGAAACTAAAGTTCCCATCTGCACAGCGTTCTGGAGATTATCCGGTAATGGTAGAAGATTTAACTAAAAGCTACGGCGATCTTACGGTATTTAAAAATGCTAGTTTCTCTATTGCTAGAGGCGAGAAAGTAAGTTTTGTAGGAAGAAATGGTGAAGGTAAATCTACCATGATTAAATCTATTCTTGGCGAAATTGAAGTAGAAGGGAAGTGTAGTTTAGGCCATAATGTACAGGTTGGTTATTTTGCACAAAACCAAGCCGCTTTATTGGATACAGAATTAACTGTTTTTCAAACAGTAGATTTAGTAGCAAAAGGCGATGTAAGAACACAAATTAAAAATATTTTAGGTCGTTTTATGTTTAAAGGCGACGATATAGAAAAGAAAGTAAGTGTATTATCTGGAGGAGAAAAAACCAGATTGGCAATGGTAAAACTATTACTAGAACCTGTAAACTTGCTTATTCTCGATGAGCCTACAAACCACTTAGATTTAAAATCTAAAGATGTTTTAAAAGAAGCGCTTCAAAGTTTTGATGGTACATTAATATTAGTATCTCACGATCGTGATTTCTTACAAGGTTTATCTCAAAAGGTATTCGAATTTAAAGACCAACGTGTTATCGAGCATTTTGAAACTATTGATGCCTTTTTAGAAAGAAACCGTATTAAGAGTATTAAAGAAATGGACCTATAG
- a CDS encoding DUF4421 family protein, with the protein MKYSLLVFLMCFTVFSYSQETENDSTYITSFKHKIMLKANINTQTESYSIQNNDTENFSLTANNNFKFTLSANYEFLGLSIGFSPKAKNLPYKTAFQDIKIRLFLKQWIQNIQYRRVRGFYRDGEILEGVQEEFPNFKTISWNGATSYVMNPNFSLKHVLYNTEWQRKSAGSLIPSLRYGYQRISDYVENEKEAQNFYNISIASDYYYTWVLEKSWFVTPSISPAIGVRFTNYALGDINEQNTLFTTALNLGLYFGYTSPDFVAGANFNFDSNASNAKTKTNIISDRSYAKLYFGYRFNAPKSAKRSVDWIKEKVKKK; encoded by the coding sequence ATGAAGTATAGCTTACTCGTATTTTTAATGTGTTTTACTGTTTTTAGCTACAGCCAAGAAACCGAAAACGACTCTACTTACATTACTTCTTTTAAGCATAAAATAATGCTGAAAGCAAATATTAATACACAAACAGAATCGTATTCCATACAAAATAACGACACCGAGAATTTTAGCTTAACGGCTAATAACAATTTTAAATTTACGCTATCTGCTAATTATGAATTTCTGGGTTTAAGTATTGGTTTTTCGCCAAAAGCGAAAAACTTACCTTATAAAACGGCTTTTCAAGATATTAAAATCCGTTTGTTCTTAAAGCAATGGATACAGAATATTCAATACAGACGCGTTCGTGGTTTTTATAGAGATGGTGAAATATTAGAAGGTGTGCAAGAGGAGTTTCCTAACTTTAAAACCATAAGCTGGAATGGAGCAACGTCTTACGTTATGAATCCAAATTTCTCACTAAAACACGTATTATATAATACCGAGTGGCAACGCAAAAGTGCAGGAAGCTTAATACCAAGTTTACGTTATGGTTACCAGCGTATTTCGGATTATGTAGAGAATGAAAAAGAAGCTCAAAATTTCTATAACATTTCTATAGCTTCAGACTATTACTACACTTGGGTTTTAGAAAAAAGCTGGTTTGTTACGCCCTCTATTTCTCCTGCTATTGGTGTACGTTTTACAAACTACGCTTTAGGCGATATAAACGAACAAAATACTTTATTTACTACAGCTTTAAACTTAGGTCTATACTTTGGTTATACCTCTCCAGACTTTGTTGCAGGTGCTAATTTTAATTTCGATTCTAATGCATCGAATGCCAAAACAAAAACCAATATTATTAGCGATAGAAGTTATGCAAAACTCTATTTTGGGTATCGTTTTAATGCGCCTAAATCTGCAAAAAGAAGTGTAGATTGGATTAAAGAAAAAGTAAAAAAGAAGTAA
- a CDS encoding T9SS type B sorting domain-containing protein, translated as MNKASYILLSVLLFFSIEGNAQNEAAIWYFGGNAGLDFNSGTPVVLTDGQLSTSEGCSTISDTNGNLLFYTDGISVWDKNHNVMPNGVGLLGDPSSTQSGIIVPKPNDTSVYYIFTVDDIGGANGLRYSEVDLTLNNGDGDITSNKNILLSVPTAEKISAVEHANQTDIWVVSHSWESQDFIAYKVTPSGVTMAPVVSSVGYVYDSPDIEQTIGYLKMSPDASKLALSVYGTGSRVEIFDFNSATGIVSNPITLVDPVFANSGGGTYGVEFSPNSNLLYISELLYGINLSKVYQFDLSTYTLASITTSQQTLYQGSDFIGAIQLAIDGKIYLTNEDKIFLDIIEEPNVVGTGANYINRGLELNGRTCYLGLPPFIQSYFNVQFNVENTCLGDTTTFSLETSTTDTINSILWDFGDGNTSNLVSPTHTYTAAGTYNVSAVIDTSISSRTVANTVIISEIPVANIVSDYILCDDVSNDEFAAFNLPAKSNEIFGSQSQTQYNVSYFLSEQDAINHQNILDNLYTNTVMPQEIFAKIYNSQNSDCYDITTFNLIVSKQPIANPVTNSVFCDGVENDNSELVNLTSFNSEILQNQDSSGFNITYHLNANDAQNGTNSLSNSFQTQSNPQTIHVRIENSSNSLCFDTNSFNIIIDGQIIAYQPNNMYLCDDLNDGTEAFNLSQLNDEVINNQAGSFIVTYYLNQADADLNENQLQLPYNNVSSTETIYARIEKANNSNCYDVTSFIIGVLDKPVVNLETRYFICVGETLTIEAETGFNTYLWSTNETTSSITISEAGNYSLTVSTVYPSVQESCSATHNFTVIASDEAVIETINIQDWTANNNVISVIANGIGTYEYSIDNITFQDSPVFTGLGVGEYTVYVRDKNNCGVIAETVYLLYYPYYFTPNGDTVHDFWQIYASNTDPDLEILIYDRFGKLLKILNPLGRGWDGTYNGKNMPTSDYWFVVKRPNNEQIYKGHFTLKR; from the coding sequence ATGAATAAGGCTAGCTATATATTATTGAGTGTTCTTTTGTTTTTTTCTATAGAAGGAAACGCACAAAACGAAGCTGCTATTTGGTATTTTGGAGGAAACGCAGGATTAGATTTTAATTCTGGAACTCCAGTTGTGTTAACAGATGGGCAATTGAGTACAAGCGAAGGTTGTTCTACAATTAGCGATACTAATGGCAATCTTTTATTTTATACAGATGGTATTTCTGTTTGGGATAAAAACCACAACGTTATGCCTAATGGTGTTGGTTTATTAGGAGATCCATCTAGTACGCAATCAGGAATAATTGTACCTAAACCAAACGATACTTCTGTTTATTATATTTTTACTGTAGATGATATAGGTGGAGCAAATGGTTTACGTTATTCTGAAGTAGATTTAACACTAAACAATGGAGATGGAGATATTACTTCGAATAAGAACATTCTGTTAAGTGTTCCAACTGCAGAGAAGATTTCGGCTGTAGAGCATGCCAATCAAACAGATATTTGGGTCGTTAGCCATTCTTGGGAAAGTCAAGATTTTATAGCTTATAAAGTAACTCCTAGTGGAGTAACTATGGCTCCAGTAGTCTCTTCTGTTGGTTATGTTTATGACTCTCCAGATATTGAACAAACTATAGGTTATCTAAAAATGTCGCCAGACGCTTCAAAATTAGCGTTATCGGTTTATGGAACAGGTAGTAGAGTAGAGATTTTCGACTTCAATAGTGCTACAGGTATTGTGTCTAATCCTATTACACTTGTAGATCCAGTATTTGCAAATTCTGGTGGAGGAACTTATGGCGTTGAGTTTTCTCCAAACAGTAATCTTTTATACATTTCAGAGTTGTTATATGGTATTAATTTATCTAAAGTGTACCAGTTCGATTTGAGCACTTATACTCTTGCCAGCATAACAACTTCGCAGCAAACATTATATCAAGGCAGCGATTTTATTGGAGCAATACAATTAGCTATCGATGGAAAAATATACTTGACAAACGAGGATAAAATATTTTTAGATATTATTGAAGAACCAAATGTTGTTGGCACAGGAGCTAATTATATTAATAGAGGTTTAGAATTAAATGGAAGGACTTGCTATTTAGGTTTGCCACCATTTATTCAGTCTTATTTTAATGTGCAGTTTAATGTTGAAAATACTTGTCTAGGTGATACAACAACGTTCTCATTAGAAACTTCTACCACAGATACAATTAATTCAATACTTTGGGATTTTGGAGATGGAAACACCTCTAATTTAGTGAGTCCTACGCATACTTATACTGCTGCTGGTACTTACAATGTGTCTGCTGTTATAGACACAAGTATTTCATCAAGAACTGTTGCTAACACAGTTATAATTAGTGAAATACCAGTTGCTAATATTGTGAGTGATTATATACTATGCGATGATGTAAGTAACGATGAGTTTGCAGCGTTTAATCTACCTGCTAAATCTAACGAAATCTTCGGAAGTCAGTCTCAAACGCAATATAATGTGTCTTATTTTTTGTCTGAGCAAGATGCTATAAATCATCAAAATATATTAGATAATTTATATACAAATACAGTAATGCCTCAAGAAATTTTTGCAAAGATTTATAATTCTCAAAATAGCGATTGTTACGATATTACTACTTTTAACCTTATAGTTAGTAAACAACCAATAGCTAATCCTGTTACAAATTCTGTTTTTTGTGATGGTGTAGAAAATGATAATTCTGAACTTGTTAATTTAACAAGTTTTAATTCAGAAATTCTTCAAAATCAAGATTCGTCAGGTTTTAATATTACTTACCATTTGAATGCTAATGATGCACAAAATGGAACGAATAGTTTGTCTAATAGTTTTCAAACACAAAGCAATCCTCAGACAATTCATGTTCGTATAGAGAACAGTAGTAATTCATTATGTTTCGATACTAATAGTTTTAATATTATTATAGATGGACAAATTATCGCTTATCAACCAAATAACATGTATTTATGCGATGATTTAAATGATGGAACAGAGGCATTTAACCTTTCTCAATTAAATGATGAAGTAATAAACAATCAAGCAGGTAGTTTTATAGTTACTTATTACTTAAACCAAGCTGATGCAGATTTAAATGAAAACCAGTTGCAACTTCCATATAATAATGTAAGTTCTACTGAAACTATTTATGCAAGAATTGAAAAAGCAAATAACAGTAATTGTTATGATGTTACTAGCTTTATAATAGGTGTTTTGGATAAACCAGTAGTTAATCTAGAAACTAGATATTTTATATGTGTTGGTGAAACGTTAACTATAGAAGCCGAAACAGGTTTCAATACTTATTTATGGAGTACTAATGAAACAACTTCATCAATAACAATTAGCGAAGCTGGAAATTATAGTTTAACAGTCTCTACAGTATATCCGTCTGTTCAAGAAAGCTGCAGTGCAACGCATAATTTTACTGTTATAGCTTCAGACGAAGCAGTTATAGAAACTATAAATATTCAAGATTGGACTGCTAATAATAATGTAATTTCTGTTATAGCGAATGGAATAGGAACATACGAATATTCAATAGATAATATTACTTTTCAAGACAGTCCAGTTTTTACTGGATTGGGAGTAGGAGAGTATACTGTTTATGTAAGAGATAAAAATAACTGTGGTGTAATAGCAGAAACAGTTTACTTATTATATTATCCATATTACTTTACTCCAAATGGAGATACAGTTCACGATTTTTGGCAAATATATGCCTCTAATACTGATCCTGATTTAGAGATATTAATATACGATAGGTTTGGTAAATTATTAAAAATACTTAACCCTTTAGGTCGAGGTTGGGACGGAACATATAATGGTAAAAATATGCCAACATCAGACTATTGGTTTGTAGTTAAACGTCCAAATAACGAGCAGATTTATAAAGGTCATTTTACATTAAAACGATAA
- a CDS encoding CHRD domain-containing protein has translation MKTFFKVFVLLPLVLLSSCRSDDAETDQVTDLESKTYILNPVGNSEISGSVRFIKNSNFTLSIELNMIGTIDNDYHSAFLYMDNAANDGEVIALTLDTVVGETGMSTTVFTKLDDDTPISYEELLNFDGYIEIKSNDVNLNTPKANGDIGQNELTSDQVTYDLEERDLTDASGTITFKKRLNGEALAIFNLEGTPASGMLPAHIHANDAATGGPILFTFKMVNGTTGSSHTNIEMLDDGTPFVYNDVLTVNGYVNVHFENDLSLLIAQGNIGSN, from the coding sequence ATGAAAACATTTTTTAAAGTCTTTGTATTGTTACCATTAGTATTATTATCTAGTTGTAGATCGGACGATGCAGAAACAGACCAAGTAACAGATTTAGAATCTAAAACATATATATTGAACCCAGTTGGTAACTCTGAAATTTCTGGTTCAGTTCGTTTTATTAAAAATTCTAATTTTACATTAAGTATTGAATTAAATATGATAGGTACTATTGATAACGATTATCATTCTGCCTTTTTATATATGGACAATGCTGCTAACGATGGAGAAGTTATTGCTTTAACTTTAGATACTGTAGTTGGAGAAACGGGAATGAGTACAACTGTTTTCACCAAATTGGATGACGATACACCAATCTCTTATGAAGAATTATTAAATTTCGATGGCTATATTGAGATTAAGTCTAACGATGTAAATTTAAATACTCCAAAAGCAAATGGAGATATTGGACAAAACGAATTAACAAGCGATCAAGTAACTTACGATTTAGAAGAGCGCGATTTAACAGATGCTTCAGGTACAATTACTTTTAAAAAGCGATTAAATGGTGAAGCTTTAGCTATTTTTAATTTAGAAGGAACTCCTGCTAGTGGCATGCTTCCTGCTCATATTCATGCAAATGATGCAGCAACAGGAGGACCAATTCTTTTTACTTTTAAAATGGTAAATGGTACAACAGGCTCTAGTCATACAAACATAGAAATGCTTGACGATGGGACTCCTTTTGTGTACAACGATGTTTTAACAGTAAACGGTTATGTAAATGTTCATTTTGAAAATGACCTTTCACTTTTAATTGCACAAGGCAACATAGGAAGTAACTAA
- a CDS encoding cupin domain-containing protein has product MNMTKLIFLISICYIATSCNQNKKSKDINPNTSIDTIKDKVSLTTDSSNVEIDVVKVSPNNYKVLLENEYVRIVEYTLRPGEKDNLHNHPAKTEYVVSGGNIRVYPENGQPVDYNEVTGTVFWADKTTKHYVENIGNTTVKILLHEIKSVK; this is encoded by the coding sequence ATGAATATGACCAAATTAATTTTTCTAATTTCAATTTGCTATATAGCAACCTCTTGTAATCAAAACAAAAAGTCAAAGGACATTAATCCAAATACATCCATTGATACCATAAAAGATAAAGTCTCATTGACAACCGACTCCTCAAATGTAGAAATAGACGTTGTCAAAGTTTCCCCAAATAATTACAAAGTACTACTAGAGAATGAGTATGTAAGAATTGTAGAGTATACTCTTAGGCCGGGAGAAAAAGATAATTTGCATAACCATCCTGCCAAAACAGAATATGTAGTATCAGGTGGAAACATAAGGGTCTATCCAGAAAACGGACAACCTGTTGACTATAATGAAGTAACTGGAACGGTTTTTTGGGCGGACAAAACAACAAAACATTATGTTGAAAATATAGGCAACACAACTGTTAAAATCCTCCTCCATGAGATAAAATCGGTTAAATAA
- a CDS encoding KTSC domain-containing protein, with amino-acid sequence MKRINEYRKLFQVEAKPTLGELKKKYRNLVKEWHPDKFQDEDEKAVEAEEMGRKVIDAYHFLVSIAPETHTANLEEYNTTITSPIMDWKHKGLLLEVTFLDGNTYEYFGVNKALYIKFSQSDKQTRFAKRSIFNSFTYRKIKKKEVVA; translated from the coding sequence ATGAAGCGTATTAACGAGTACAGAAAATTATTTCAAGTTGAAGCAAAACCAACACTTGGAGAGCTTAAAAAGAAGTATAGAAACCTAGTAAAGGAATGGCATCCAGATAAGTTTCAAGATGAAGATGAAAAAGCTGTAGAGGCTGAAGAAATGGGTCGTAAGGTTATTGATGCTTACCACTTTTTAGTAAGTATAGCTCCAGAAACTCACACTGCTAATTTAGAAGAATACAATACCACTATTACATCTCCAATTATGGATTGGAAACATAAAGGCTTACTTTTAGAAGTAACTTTTTTAGATGGTAATACCTACGAGTACTTTGGTGTAAATAAAGCATTATACATTAAATTTTCTCAAAGTGATAAGCAAACGCGTTTTGCTAAACGTAGTATTTTTAACTCGTTTACATACAGAAAAATTAAAAAGAAAGAAGTTGTTGCTTAA
- a CDS encoding RNA methyltransferase, translating into MIDIKLIEHLETYLTENRLERFHKVLEGRTKHFTVATEDVYQLHNTSAVIRSCDVFGIQEVSIVEETNTKRIDREIAMGAQKWVDLNRYQSVKECIKDLKDNGYQIVATTPHTDDCELHDFDVTKKSCFFFGRETEGLSEAVLKEADVFMKIPMVGFTESLNISVSAAITLQHVTTKLKKTDINWQLTEEEKLEKRLDWCKKTIKSYSEIIERYYEKE; encoded by the coding sequence ATGATTGATATTAAACTTATAGAACATCTCGAAACCTATCTTACAGAAAACAGATTAGAACGTTTTCATAAAGTCTTAGAAGGCCGCACAAAACACTTTACAGTGGCAACAGAAGATGTTTACCAATTACATAACACAAGTGCTGTAATACGTAGTTGCGATGTATTTGGCATACAGGAAGTTAGTATAGTAGAGGAAACAAATACCAAGCGTATAGATAGAGAAATTGCAATGGGAGCCCAAAAATGGGTAGATTTAAATAGATACCAATCTGTAAAAGAATGTATTAAAGATTTAAAAGATAATGGTTACCAAATTGTGGCAACAACACCACATACAGACGATTGTGAGTTGCACGATTTTGATGTAACTAAGAAGTCTTGTTTTTTCTTCGGAAGGGAAACTGAAGGACTATCTGAAGCCGTTTTAAAAGAAGCAGATGTTTTTATGAAAATCCCGATGGTAGGTTTTACAGAGAGTTTAAATATTTCGGTTTCTGCTGCAATAACACTGCAACACGTGACTACAAAGTTGAAAAAAACAGATATTAATTGGCAATTAACTGAAGAAGAAAAACTAGAAAAACGTCTCGATTGGTGTAAAAAAACGATTAAAAGTTATTCAGAAATTATTGAGCGCTATTATGAGAAGGAATAG